The following are encoded in a window of Verrucomicrobiota bacterium genomic DNA:
- a CDS encoding MlaD family protein, with amino-acid sequence MKDSLVEVKVGAFVLLGLISIGVLVVVFSGFKGFVEPTYTIYAKFDNASGILKNSKVLLRGAKIGDVPEKPEIVDGGKSAQLVLQIKKDVMLPKNSTFKVGSYGLLGDRYVDVIPGSSSEFVQPGDTVEGERNLEINELASELAKKIDPVMLKIDATMDRINNDLLTEQLSEDIHGLVANARGSMEKLNGIMEEAEEGNGVLHTVLKDKKVADDVRIMVKEFKALGENLRRGGVLFYKDRSEEDQKKK; translated from the coding sequence GTGAAAGATAGTTTAGTTGAAGTGAAGGTGGGCGCTTTTGTGCTTCTGGGTCTTATCTCAATAGGCGTATTAGTTGTGGTCTTTAGTGGTTTCAAAGGTTTTGTAGAACCGACCTACACGATCTATGCGAAATTCGATAACGCTAGCGGCATTTTAAAAAACTCCAAAGTGCTGCTACGCGGTGCCAAGATAGGAGACGTCCCAGAAAAACCCGAGATAGTGGATGGAGGAAAATCTGCTCAATTGGTTCTTCAAATCAAGAAGGATGTGATGCTTCCAAAGAACTCTACTTTCAAAGTCGGTTCTTATGGGTTATTGGGAGACCGTTATGTAGATGTGATTCCTGGCAGTAGTAGTGAGTTTGTTCAACCGGGAGATACCGTCGAGGGTGAAAGAAACTTGGAGATCAATGAGTTGGCTAGTGAGTTGGCGAAAAAGATTGACCCGGTCATGCTCAAGATTGATGCAACGATGGATCGAATTAACAATGATCTTCTAACTGAACAGTTGTCCGAGGATATTCATGGCTTAGTAGCCAATGCGAGGGGGTCGATGGAGAAGTTGAACGGCATTATGGAAGAGGCCGAAGAAGGCAACGGCGTTTTACATACAGTCTTAAAAGATAAAAAGGTAGCGGATGACGTGAGGATCATGGTTAAGGAATTTAAGGCCCTTGGTGAAAACTTGCGCCGCGGTGGAGTTCTATTTTACAAAGACCGCTCCGAGGAAGATCAGAAGAAAAAATAG
- a CDS encoding ATP-binding cassette domain-containing protein, with protein sequence MLLRVKNIKKRLGQQQVLDGVSLTVDEGERLVIIGRSGGGKSVMLRHIIGLMQPDEGAVYFDGTNFSELSEEDLNPYRRNIGMLFQAGALFDSLSVEDNLAFPLKEERQDTKKEMNKKIAEALELVDLPGQQKKMPAELSGGMKKRVALARAVISRPRLMLYDEPTTGLDPVVADSINKLILRMAEHFNMASIVVTHDMVSAYMIAHKIAYLHLGRIYCEGTPEEFQKSKDPLVHKFVNGMSDKEDVTVY encoded by the coding sequence ATGTTACTCAGGGTAAAAAATATTAAAAAACGTCTAGGACAGCAACAGGTGCTGGACGGTGTCTCACTTACGGTGGATGAAGGAGAACGGCTCGTGATCATCGGGCGCAGCGGCGGAGGAAAGAGTGTGATGCTTCGCCATATCATAGGGCTAATGCAGCCCGATGAAGGTGCCGTTTATTTCGATGGGACTAATTTTTCAGAGTTGAGTGAAGAGGACTTAAATCCTTACAGGCGAAATATCGGCATGCTCTTTCAGGCAGGAGCTCTATTCGATTCCTTATCAGTGGAAGACAATTTGGCCTTCCCTTTAAAGGAGGAGCGTCAAGACACCAAAAAGGAAATGAACAAGAAGATTGCGGAGGCTTTAGAGTTAGTGGATTTGCCGGGGCAGCAAAAGAAAATGCCTGCTGAACTAAGTGGAGGAATGAAAAAGCGAGTCGCATTGGCCAGAGCAGTTATTTCCCGGCCCAGGTTGATGCTCTATGATGAACCCACTACAGGTCTGGACCCTGTGGTAGCAGATAGTATCAATAAATTAATTTTAAGAATGGCTGAGCATTTTAATATGGCGTCCATCGTGGTCACTCATGATATGGTAAGCGCTTACATGATCGCTCACAAAATAGCCTATTTGCATTTAGGGCGTATTTACTGTGAGGGAACACCAGAGGAGTTTCAGAAGAGCAAAGATCCTCTTGTTCATAAGTTTGTCAATGGAATGTCAGATAAGGAAGATGTGACCGTGTATTAA